From the Crassostrea angulata isolate pt1a10 unplaced genomic scaffold, ASM2561291v2 HiC_scaffold_118, whole genome shotgun sequence genome, one window contains:
- the LOC128169356 gene encoding uncharacterized protein LOC128169356, with the protein MHYWYVNNGFTRRLLGFSVAVSNTTDYNHGVICYHERKYNKYTIPSTVDFFCSAVGRYVIFYNERRPGISYPEDYSQYAFVDLCEIEVYGCPIPQYGFEQPACTLPCAALCKYDMENLSYRKQTWLSSPFSPFMAGDKAVDGRYTSRHYSSGQCAISKPSTQITWWVNLEKIHRIELVVIYFRTDNVQWGINNGYTAVFLGFSLYISNSTNRLDGILCHHDTNYTRETIPDHVTIDCPYHGQYVIFYNERLPGVTYPSGYSNLAYGDLCEVEVYGGCPSPVGKNPQCSRPCPWNCEQCYRDTGLCAKCWPGFRGHACELPCQAIVNVTTSSSVIYNGPIYQALLSSNGLYYPGTERGYAYINMTLSEKSTNIVGLSFTLHQASNVMVTLLDNKQYVIKKYFEHSSDNQKWNVKVMNSVISQVHSISVAVVYKHQFTISSLRLPLRKCKNEDISSETQKNDDVFKYL; encoded by the exons ATGCACTATTGGT ATGTCAACAATGGGTTTACAAGAAGACTTTTAGGGTTTTCAGTTGCCGTTTCGAATACGACTGATTACAATCATGGCGTTATTTGTTATCATGAGAGAAAATACAACAAGTATACGATACCTTCCACTGTGGATTTTTTCTGCTCTGCTGTTGGTCGGtatgtaatattttacaatgaGAGACGCCCAGGAATCAGCTACCCAGAAGATTACAGTCAATACGCCTTTGTTGACCTCTGTGAAATAGAAGTTTATG GTTGTCCAATACCCCAGTATGGATTTGAACAACCAGCCTGCACACTTCCTTGTGCTGCCTTGTGTAAATATG atatGGAAAATCTGAGTTACAGGAAACAAACTTGGCTGTCATCACCATTCAGCCCTTTTATGGCTGGCGATAAAGCAGTTGATGGACGATATACGTCACGCCATTACTCAAGTGGACAGTGTGCTATATCAAAACCATCAACACAAATAACATGGTGGGTTAATCTGGAAAAGATACACAGGATCGAACTCGTCGTAATCTATTTCAGGACCGATAACGTACAATGGG GAATAAACAATGGCTATACGGCAGTTTTCCTAGGATTTTCCTTGTACATTTCGAACTCTACTAATCGTCTTGACGGAATCCTATGTCACCACGATACAAATTACACAAGAGAAACCATTCCTGATCACGTGACTATTGATTGTCCTTATCATGGACaatatgtcattttttacaatgaACGTCTGCCCGGAGTTACCTACCCTTCCGGGTATTCAAACTTGGCTTATGGTGACCTGTGTGAAGTTGAGGTCTATGGTG GTTGTCCCAGTCCTGTGGGTAAAAATCCTCAGTGTTCGAGACCTTGTCCCTGGAATTGTGAACAATGCTACCGTGACACGGGGCTGTGTGCCAAATGTTGGCCTGGATTTCGAGGTCATGCTTGCGAATTAC CTTGCCAAGCTATAGTTAACGTTACAACGTCATCCAGTGTTATTTACAATGGACCTATATACCAGGCGCTGTTGTCTTCCAATGGACTTTATTATCCGGGCACTGAACGAGGGTatgcatatataaatatgacTTTATCTGAGAAGTCGACAAACATTGTTGGTCTGTCCTTCACCCTTCATCAGGCATCCAACGTGATGGTTACCTTACTGGATAACAAACAATATGTTATCAAGAAA TATTTCGAACACTCCTCAGACAATCAGAAATGGAATGTAAAAGTAATGAACAGCGTGATCTCTCAGGTTCATTCCATCAGTGTAGCGGTGGTGTATAAGCACCAGTTTACTATCTCAAGTTTGAGGCTTCCTCTGcgaaaatgcaaaaatgaagATATATCATCTGAG ACACAGAAGAATGATGATGTATTTAAATACCTCTAA